In Dehalogenimonas etheniformans, one genomic interval encodes:
- a CDS encoding NADH:ubiquinone oxidoreductase: MKPKVAFFDFTSCEGCQLDALNLDVGEVLGLLGAVDIVNFREVKTNRSDDYDIAFIEGSITKESEIPRLQAIRNQAKVLVALGACACTGGVNCLKNAYSSEELLKGVYGECASFYNTIPARPVNAVVPVDYYIRGCPPTTAEFVKVVKALLLGKRPDLPNYPVCTECRVAGNICVFQRGGTCIGPVTRGGCDAMCVGAGRFCWGCRGLVENPNTDSAKDVLARYGLTIDQILERFKIYNSYSEVSQCQK, from the coding sequence ATGAAACCAAAAGTGGCATTTTTCGATTTCACCTCGTGCGAGGGGTGCCAGCTCGACGCCCTTAACCTTGACGTCGGCGAAGTCCTAGGGCTGCTGGGAGCGGTCGATATCGTCAACTTCCGCGAGGTCAAGACTAACCGCTCCGACGACTATGACATCGCTTTTATCGAGGGATCAATCACCAAAGAATCCGAGATCCCACGGCTGCAGGCCATCCGCAACCAGGCCAAGGTCCTCGTCGCCCTGGGGGCGTGCGCTTGCACCGGCGGCGTCAACTGCCTAAAGAACGCATACTCGTCAGAAGAACTCTTGAAGGGCGTTTATGGCGAATGCGCCTCTTTTTATAACACCATCCCGGCGCGGCCGGTCAATGCCGTTGTGCCGGTGGACTACTACATCCGCGGTTGTCCGCCTACTACCGCCGAGTTCGTCAAGGTGGTTAAGGCTTTGCTCCTGGGCAAGCGGCCGGACCTGCCGAACTATCCCGTCTGTACCGAATGCCGTGTTGCCGGCAACATCTGCGTCTTTCAGCGAGGCGGCACTTGCATCGGTCCGGTGACCCGCGGTGGTTGCGACGCCATGTGCGTCGGCGCCGGACGCTTTTGCTGGGGCTGCCGGGGTCTGGTGGAGAACCCCAATACCGACTCGGCTAAGGATGTTCTGGCCCGCTACGGCTTGACGATCGATCAAATACTAGAACGGTTCAAGATTTACAACTCCTATTCGGAGGTATCGCAGTGCCAGAAGTAA
- a CDS encoding Ni/Fe hydrogenase subunit alpha, giving the protein MPEVKIKVNQLTRVEGHGNIHLEATDGKLDRVLWEVTESPRFFEWMLKGRNFDDVSTISSRICGICSIAHTTASLQATEAAFGIKLTEQAWLLRKLLFDAELLESHVLHVLFLIAPDFLGADSVIPLVATHGDVIVMAVRMKKLAYNLAEVLAGRKTHPITPIVGGWSKLPDVDALKAVRERLVSALDDAETMVAVVKSLAPMIPNFNRPTEYIALKDSKEYAFITGKIASSDGGTYPLEDYTKITNEFCVPQSSAKYTKHARDSYMVGALSRFNSNSEQLLPRAKKAAASLGMKAPINNPFFISVAQTIETVNCIEDAINIIDKLLARGLHPEEVKVKPRAGRGVGIVEAPRGMLIHDYTYNDAGEIVSANCIIPTGQNHLSIQKDFDALAPTILDKPIDEIRHTLEMLVRAYDPCISCSVH; this is encoded by the coding sequence GTGCCAGAAGTAAAGATCAAGGTCAACCAGTTAACCCGCGTCGAGGGTCACGGCAATATCCACCTGGAAGCCACCGACGGCAAACTCGATAGGGTCCTTTGGGAAGTCACCGAGAGCCCGCGCTTCTTCGAGTGGATGCTTAAAGGCCGCAACTTTGACGACGTGTCCACCATTTCCTCCCGCATCTGCGGCATCTGCTCGATTGCCCATACCACTGCCTCGTTGCAGGCGACCGAGGCCGCCTTCGGCATCAAGCTGACTGAGCAAGCATGGCTGCTCCGGAAATTGCTGTTCGACGCCGAATTACTCGAAAGTCATGTGCTTCATGTTCTTTTCCTTATCGCCCCGGATTTCCTGGGAGCGGATTCGGTCATCCCATTGGTAGCCACTCATGGCGATGTCATCGTCATGGCAGTCCGGATGAAGAAGCTGGCATACAACCTGGCCGAGGTCCTTGCCGGCCGCAAAACTCATCCCATTACTCCCATCGTCGGCGGCTGGAGCAAGCTGCCGGATGTAGACGCCCTGAAGGCTGTCCGCGAGCGGCTGGTTTCTGCTCTCGATGACGCCGAGACCATGGTGGCGGTGGTCAAATCACTGGCGCCGATGATCCCCAATTTCAACCGTCCCACCGAGTATATCGCCCTCAAGGACTCCAAGGAATACGCCTTCATCACCGGCAAGATCGCCTCGTCGGATGGCGGAACCTACCCGTTGGAAGACTATACCAAGATCACCAACGAGTTTTGTGTTCCTCAGTCCTCCGCTAAGTACACCAAGCACGCGCGAGATTCATATATGGTCGGCGCGCTATCCCGCTTCAACTCAAATTCGGAACAATTACTACCCCGAGCTAAAAAAGCCGCCGCCTCGCTGGGTATGAAGGCGCCGATCAACAATCCGTTCTTCATCTCTGTCGCCCAGACTATTGAGACGGTCAACTGCATCGAGGACGCTATCAACATCATCGATAAGCTTCTCGCCAGAGGTCTACATCCTGAGGAAGTCAAAGTCAAACCCAGGGCAGGTCGGGGGGTGGGCATCGTAGAAGCGCCGCGAGGCATGCTCATCCACGATTACACGTATAACGATGCCGGTGAGATCGTTTCCGCCAACTGCATCATCCCCACCGGCCAGAACCATTTATCTATCCAAAAGGACTTCGACGCCCTGGCGCCGACCATCCTGGACAAGCCTATCGACGAGATCCGCCACACCCTGGAGATGCTGGTCCGCGCCTACGACCCATGCATTTCCTGTTCGGTGCACTAG
- a CDS encoding DUF502 domain-containing protein encodes MTEKKQKTPALNSLFRQIWRTFVAGLVVVLPGALIVIGIIWLFDLADGILRPLVNILFGRPIPGLGILLTLLLILIVGIVTSNVVGNSIVRFGEFLIARLPVLAQVYSGAKQAMQALSVPGAFKGGFRKVIILEYPRAGVFTLGFITNKIKDREGSPFVTVFLPTSPFPHTGTWILATRDQIIETDVSFLKAIQMTITWGILSPKRVLFRRSLDSRSPDER; translated from the coding sequence TTGACCGAAAAGAAACAGAAAACGCCCGCGCTTAACAGTCTATTCCGGCAGATCTGGCGGACTTTTGTTGCCGGGTTGGTGGTCGTTTTGCCCGGCGCTTTGATCGTAATTGGCATCATCTGGCTGTTCGACCTGGCGGACGGCATACTCAGACCCCTGGTCAATATCCTTTTCGGGCGCCCGATTCCCGGTCTGGGCATCCTTTTAACGCTGCTCCTAATCCTGATCGTTGGGATCGTGACCTCGAACGTTGTCGGCAACAGCATCGTCCGGTTTGGAGAATTTTTAATAGCTCGGCTCCCGGTCCTGGCGCAGGTGTACAGCGGCGCCAAGCAGGCGATGCAGGCTCTTTCTGTCCCCGGAGCCTTCAAGGGCGGTTTCAGAAAGGTCATTATTCTGGAGTACCCGCGGGCTGGCGTATTCACTCTGGGTTTCATCACCAACAAAATCAAGGACCGCGAAGGCAGCCCCTTCGTCACCGTGTTTCTCCCTACCTCACCCTTCCCACACACCGGCACGTGGATTCTGGCCACCAGGGATCAAATCATCGAAACCGATGTCTCGTTCCTTAAAGCTATCCAGATGACGATCACCTGGGGAATATTGTCGCCAAAACGTGTTTTATTCCGCCGCTCTCTCGACAGCAGATCCCCCGACGAACGATGA
- a CDS encoding MFS transporter, translating into MTDPAYPQFNMPKKGLFANPIFRRFPPGVWMVTIIGVLNSASFSLSLPFLSLYLNTQRGVSMLMVGLIILGSGLIASAAQMAAGMISDRIGRRPIILGSMTLAGSLFVVMSILINAVAPVWSIVGVYFLVRCGLMAARPATQALIVDLMPKARLAEGYGILRMGQNLGFGFGPAIGGYFWAAGVSYAWLFVGAAVVSSICILVTFTHLTESHVGGGSEQVSFSAALATAKDRTFLVFTMISVIAFMGLGQFISTMSVYTVERVGFSTVQYGSLLTLNAILVVLFQYPATRFISKLDKAKALLLGMSVYALGYLTMGFVGPYGLAIGAMAIITAGEVLFSPMSMAVVGELSPKSWRGRYQGFYGLSETLGVSLGPTLGGLLLDSTAPDGRLSVWLPIASVIMFAGLAFYAWGKMLRPSAAKAVKSSD; encoded by the coding sequence TTGACAGATCCCGCATATCCCCAATTCAACATGCCAAAGAAGGGGCTGTTTGCCAACCCTATCTTCAGGCGTTTTCCGCCGGGTGTGTGGATGGTCACCATCATCGGCGTGCTGAACTCCGCCAGTTTTTCGTTGTCCCTGCCGTTCCTTTCGCTTTACCTCAACACGCAGCGGGGCGTGTCAATGCTGATGGTGGGGCTAATCATCCTGGGATCAGGTTTGATCGCTTCTGCGGCGCAGATGGCTGCGGGAATGATATCCGACCGAATCGGCAGAAGGCCGATCATACTGGGCAGCATGACTTTGGCGGGATCTTTGTTCGTGGTAATGTCCATCCTGATCAACGCCGTCGCCCCGGTTTGGTCAATCGTTGGTGTCTATTTCCTGGTTCGTTGCGGACTGATGGCGGCGCGGCCGGCGACGCAGGCACTAATCGTCGATTTAATGCCGAAAGCACGCCTGGCTGAGGGCTACGGCATCCTGCGCATGGGCCAGAACCTGGGGTTCGGGTTCGGTCCGGCTATCGGCGGTTACTTCTGGGCGGCGGGAGTTTCTTACGCGTGGCTGTTCGTCGGCGCAGCGGTTGTCAGCAGTATCTGCATCCTCGTGACTTTCACTCATCTCACAGAAAGCCATGTCGGGGGTGGTTCTGAGCAAGTCAGTTTTTCGGCAGCCCTGGCTACTGCAAAAGACAGGACTTTCCTGGTATTCACCATGATCAGCGTGATCGCATTCATGGGATTGGGACAATTCATCAGCACAATGTCGGTATATACCGTGGAGCGTGTCGGTTTTTCGACGGTGCAATATGGCTCTCTCCTGACTTTGAACGCGATTTTAGTGGTGCTTTTTCAATATCCGGCGACTCGATTTATAAGCAAGCTAGATAAAGCAAAAGCACTGCTCCTGGGAATGTCGGTCTACGCTCTGGGGTACTTGACCATGGGTTTTGTCGGTCCATATGGCCTGGCGATTGGTGCGATGGCTATCATCACCGCTGGAGAGGTTCTGTTCTCGCCAATGTCTATGGCAGTAGTGGGCGAGCTTTCGCCCAAGAGCTGGCGTGGCCGCTACCAGGGATTCTACGGTCTATCGGAGACTCTAGGAGTATCGTTAGGTCCAACACTCGGAGGGCTGTTACTCGATTCCACTGCGCCGGACGGGAGGCTTTCGGTCTGGCTGCCGATCGCTTCCGTCATCATGTTCGCCGGGCTGGCTTTTTACGCGTGGGGTAAGATGCTGCGACCGTCGGCGGCAAAGGCAGTGAAAAGTTCGGATTAA
- a CDS encoding response regulator transcription factor — protein sequence MKILIVEDDSAIVELVSLCLRVSWPDSRIVFTGLAQEGIELADKENPDLIILDLGLPDRSGLELLKEVRTHSNVPVIILTVRDEESDVVRGLELGADDYITKPFRQMEFVSRAKALLRRQRASDSGSPISIGQFHFSASRRQVTCDGQSVKLTTTEGKMLYCLAQNMGKPVSHNDLSMSIWGEVPADAANSIRVHMRNLRQKLGDIGMQGAIMTKSGTGYFIKK from the coding sequence ATGAAAATCTTGATCGTGGAAGACGACAGCGCCATCGTCGAACTGGTTAGCCTGTGCCTGAGGGTGAGCTGGCCGGATTCCCGGATTGTCTTTACCGGGCTTGCCCAGGAAGGCATCGAACTGGCGGACAAGGAAAACCCCGACCTGATCATTCTGGACCTCGGTTTGCCGGATAGGAGCGGCCTCGAACTGCTCAAGGAGGTCCGTACCCATTCCAATGTACCGGTAATCATCCTGACGGTTCGTGATGAGGAGTCTGATGTCGTCCGCGGGCTGGAATTGGGCGCCGATGATTACATCACCAAGCCATTCCGCCAGATGGAATTTGTCTCACGGGCTAAGGCGCTTCTCCGCCGGCAACGGGCTAGCGATAGCGGCTCGCCAATATCAATCGGCCAATTCCATTTCTCCGCCTCCCGACGCCAGGTCACGTGCGATGGACAGAGCGTTAAGTTAACCACCACCGAAGGCAAGATGCTCTACTGCCTGGCCCAAAACATGGGCAAACCGGTTTCCCATAACGACCTGTCGATGTCCATCTGGGGCGAGGTCCCGGCGGACGCCGCCAACTCCATCCGGGTGCATATGCGCAACCTGCGGCAGAAACTTGGCGACATCGGTATGCAGGGCGCCATAATGACAAAGTCCGGCACTGGCTATTTCATCAAGAAATAA
- a CDS encoding sensor histidine kinase, with the protein MTTKLRSGQTLETAYKFLEIANRHVEIKPLLVEFLAEFKALTGCSAIGIRLLDEERSIPYSVYEGFSRDFVELESPLVIGTDRCMCINVIAGTTDPSKPFYTEIGSFFMNRTSNFLATVSEDEKGQTRNACNAHGYESVALIPIRSGDSVLGLIHVADRHENMVPPVLVAELEKIGLVLGNAIQRVRLTQSLRDSEQRFRALFDNTGDAIILWEMPGSGYEARVIEANQVACDRYGYAHEEMLHLTARDLNTPESYAQTNVSSEAFQRTGQLTVQIVHRTKSGQPIPSEVSAHRFELNGKTVILSVIRDIRKRLEQEAEIRSLAAFPLSNPSPVLRVSMEGSVLFANPAASPLLREWHIDTGGVLPPPWPEQAGRAWKTGEEFEAELEIPGATYALTLFPDTANGFLNLYGLDITRRKSAERGLKESRDRLEKLNNSLPDAIVVVRRPGKRIEYVNRRMVELYGYTPEECLGRTPGFLFPDRASYLAQSRRLSEAISSGKAAEGLRTEAFQRRKSGELFPCELIQTFQPHPDGSMSTITIVRDITEQRKSQEEIEVYQHRLEDMVAARTEALGSEIIQRQKAESELRLLFDREQTLSSALRQQIEERSLYTRALVHELKTPLTPLLTASDYLEASLTDETARSFAHNIKVGARNMEKRINELLDLARGEVGTLRLSYRSFDLAALLEKIAEYVRPEAIHRGIQLELDVPPAPVVISADPDRLRQVVTNLVSNSFKFSRKGGHVKISLRQDPDGAVTSVADNGTGIATADLPYIFEPYHRGQNTDKKRLGGLGLGLALSKMFVELHGGQIWLKSAHGKGSTFSFKVPYSKS; encoded by the coding sequence GTGACAACCAAGCTCCGGTCAGGACAGACCCTGGAAACCGCCTACAAATTTCTTGAGATCGCTAACCGGCATGTCGAGATCAAACCACTGCTGGTAGAATTCCTTGCAGAGTTTAAAGCCCTCACCGGATGCTCCGCGATCGGCATCCGATTGCTCGATGAGGAGCGCAGTATTCCCTATTCTGTCTATGAAGGATTTTCCAGGGATTTCGTCGAACTTGAAAGCCCTTTGGTGATCGGCACCGATCGCTGCATGTGCATAAATGTCATCGCCGGAACGACCGACCCGTCAAAGCCGTTCTACACTGAAATAGGTTCTTTCTTTATGAACCGGACGAGCAATTTCCTCGCCACGGTTTCAGAAGATGAAAAAGGTCAAACGCGTAACGCCTGCAACGCCCACGGATATGAATCCGTCGCTCTGATTCCAATAAGATCGGGGGATTCGGTCCTCGGCTTGATACACGTAGCGGATCGGCATGAGAACATGGTCCCGCCCGTTTTGGTCGCCGAGCTTGAAAAGATCGGCCTGGTGCTGGGCAATGCTATACAGAGGGTGCGTCTTACCCAATCGCTCCGCGATAGCGAACAGCGCTTCCGCGCCCTTTTCGATAACACCGGCGATGCCATCATCCTCTGGGAGATGCCCGGTAGCGGCTATGAAGCCCGGGTTATTGAGGCCAATCAGGTTGCCTGCGACAGATACGGTTACGCCCATGAAGAGATGCTTCATCTGACAGCTCGCGACCTCAACACACCTGAAAGTTACGCTCAAACTAACGTCAGCTCCGAGGCGTTCCAACGAACCGGGCAGTTGACCGTCCAGATCGTTCACCGTACCAAATCGGGACAACCCATACCCTCGGAGGTCTCCGCCCATAGATTCGAACTGAATGGCAAAACGGTGATCCTGTCGGTGATCCGCGACATCAGGAAAAGGCTGGAACAGGAGGCGGAGATCCGCAGCCTGGCGGCTTTCCCGCTGTCCAACCCGAGTCCAGTACTTCGTGTCTCGATGGAAGGAAGCGTTTTGTTCGCCAACCCCGCCGCCTCGCCGCTTCTGCGGGAATGGCATATCGACACTGGTGGCGTCCTCCCTCCCCCCTGGCCTGAACAGGCTGGGAGGGCCTGGAAAACCGGGGAGGAATTCGAAGCGGAGCTCGAAATCCCGGGCGCGACCTACGCTCTTACCCTTTTCCCTGATACAGCGAACGGCTTCCTTAATCTCTACGGCCTTGATATCACCCGGCGCAAATCGGCCGAGCGGGGACTCAAGGAGAGCCGGGACCGGCTTGAAAAGCTGAACAATTCCCTGCCCGACGCAATTGTTGTCGTCCGCCGGCCGGGGAAGCGGATAGAATACGTTAACCGCCGCATGGTCGAACTGTACGGTTATACACCGGAAGAATGCCTGGGGCGCACTCCCGGGTTTTTGTTTCCTGACAGAGCCTCCTACCTGGCTCAATCGCGCCGGCTCTCCGAGGCCATATCCAGCGGGAAAGCCGCCGAAGGCCTTCGTACCGAGGCATTTCAGCGGCGTAAAAGCGGAGAGCTTTTCCCCTGCGAACTGATCCAGACATTTCAGCCTCATCCCGATGGTTCCATGTCCACCATTACCATCGTCCGTGACATCACCGAACAACGGAAGTCGCAGGAGGAGATCGAGGTTTACCAGCACCGGCTTGAGGATATGGTCGCCGCGCGCACCGAAGCCCTGGGATCGGAAATAATCCAGAGGCAGAAAGCCGAGAGTGAATTGCGGTTGCTTTTTGACAGAGAGCAGACTCTATCAAGCGCGTTGAGGCAGCAGATCGAAGAGCGATCTCTTTACACCAGGGCTCTGGTGCATGAACTTAAGACCCCGCTCACCCCGCTGTTGACCGCCTCGGATTATCTTGAGGCTAGTTTGACCGACGAGACCGCCCGAAGCTTTGCCCATAATATTAAAGTCGGTGCCAGAAATATGGAAAAGAGGATCAACGAACTACTGGACCTGGCTCGCGGCGAGGTCGGGACCCTTCGGCTCAGCTATCGTTCTTTCGATCTTGCCGCTCTACTGGAGAAGATCGCAGAATACGTCCGACCGGAGGCCATACACCGAGGAATTCAACTCGAGCTTGACGTGCCTCCGGCGCCGGTCGTTATCAGCGCCGATCCCGACCGCCTGCGACAGGTCGTAACCAACCTGGTATCCAACTCATTCAAATTCAGTCGCAAGGGCGGTCACGTTAAAATATCTCTGCGACAAGATCCCGATGGGGCGGTTACATCGGTAGCCGATAACGGGACAGGTATCGCCACTGCCGATTTGCCGTATATTTTCGAACCGTACCACCGGGGTCAAAATACCGACAAAAAGCGTCTCGGCGGCCTTGGTTTGGGTTTAGCCCTGTCTAAAATGTTCGTTGAGTTGCACGGTGGTCAAATTTGGTTGAAAAGCGCCCATGGCAAAGGCAGCACTTTTAGTTTCAAGGTACCGTATAGTAAATCGTAA
- a CDS encoding acetate--CoA ligase family protein: MNENKRSLESLLKPRSVAVIGASRREGSLGNKIFNNLLESDFKGPVFPINPNADDISSVKAYPSIFDIPEPVDLAVIAVPAEFVLEAAEQCGLKGVKALVVISAGFAENGREGVNRQRDLASICRHHGMRLVGPNCMGVLNTDPNVSLNATFSHVFPPQGDIAMATQSGALGLVILEYARNLNIGLSTFVSVGNKADVSSNDLLEYWRDDPNTSVIMLYLESFGNPKKFARLARSISPSKPIVAVKSGRSPQGSKATASHTGALATADVAVDALFAQTGIIRVDSLEQLFDVSDFLSKQPLPRGNRVAILTNGGGPGALAADACSAAGLELTPLSDETLAGLKALLPVRASLANPIDITDVGASEYRGALSLLASDDNIDAVIVIFIPPVFACPEEVAVVIKDLAPEFRRRGKPMVASFMGQRGCVPGTTLPAGAAGVPSFAFPEAAVYVLARALDYGRQRQKQKGTIPEFPDIDRQKAKEIVDSAPDGWLQPVEVFSLLECYGIKALGIRSAANLEQATAAAQEIGYPVVLKIDSNTIVHKTEAGGIILDIGSPEELQTAYDGLMKRMSIAGFVTGVRGVTVQKMAGEGIELIAGVIHDAIFGQLTLFGLGGIYTELFKDSTVRIQPLTDVDANEMVHSIKAYKLLEGFRGSPPADIQAIEELLLRLSALVEDLPRIQELDLNPVRVFAAGKGYAVVDARILLAGNKQHANSVPESVAG; the protein is encoded by the coding sequence ATGAATGAAAATAAGCGTTCGTTAGAGTCCCTCCTCAAACCCCGGTCCGTGGCGGTCATCGGCGCCTCCAGGCGTGAAGGGAGTCTCGGCAACAAAATTTTCAATAATTTATTGGAAAGTGACTTCAAAGGCCCGGTATTCCCGATCAACCCGAATGCGGATGATATATCATCGGTCAAGGCGTATCCATCGATTTTCGATATTCCCGAACCCGTCGACCTGGCAGTGATCGCCGTGCCGGCTGAATTCGTTCTTGAGGCAGCCGAACAGTGCGGCCTGAAGGGCGTAAAGGCATTGGTAGTGATTTCGGCCGGATTTGCCGAGAATGGACGGGAGGGTGTGAATCGCCAGCGAGACCTGGCGTCAATCTGCCGTCACCACGGGATGAGACTGGTCGGGCCTAACTGCATGGGCGTTTTGAATACTGACCCGAATGTCTCTCTCAACGCGACCTTCAGCCATGTTTTTCCGCCTCAGGGGGACATCGCGATGGCAACGCAGAGCGGAGCGCTGGGGCTGGTGATCCTCGAGTATGCCAGGAATTTGAATATCGGATTATCGACGTTCGTTAGCGTGGGTAATAAAGCTGATGTATCATCGAACGACCTGTTGGAGTATTGGCGCGATGATCCGAACACCTCGGTCATCATGCTGTACCTGGAATCATTCGGCAATCCGAAAAAATTCGCCCGGTTGGCGAGGTCAATTTCGCCCAGCAAGCCAATAGTCGCCGTAAAGAGCGGAAGGTCGCCTCAGGGGTCGAAAGCGACTGCCTCGCATACCGGGGCGCTGGCAACCGCCGATGTAGCGGTCGACGCGCTGTTTGCCCAGACCGGGATAATCAGGGTCGATAGCCTGGAGCAGCTTTTCGACGTATCCGATTTCCTATCCAAGCAGCCGCTCCCCAGGGGAAACCGGGTCGCCATTTTGACCAACGGCGGAGGGCCGGGAGCCTTGGCCGCCGACGCCTGTTCCGCGGCCGGACTGGAGTTGACGCCACTTTCAGACGAGACGCTGGCCGGGCTAAAAGCATTATTACCGGTACGGGCATCACTGGCTAATCCGATAGACATCACCGACGTCGGAGCCTCCGAGTACCGCGGCGCTCTGTCGTTGTTAGCCTCGGACGATAATATCGATGCAGTCATAGTTATTTTTATCCCCCCGGTGTTCGCATGTCCCGAGGAAGTGGCGGTGGTGATCAAAGACCTGGCTCCGGAATTCCGGCGCCGCGGCAAACCCATGGTCGCCTCGTTCATGGGGCAACGGGGCTGCGTACCCGGAACGACACTGCCGGCAGGGGCCGCCGGAGTGCCTTCATTCGCTTTCCCGGAAGCGGCGGTGTATGTCCTCGCGAGAGCGCTGGATTACGGCCGGCAAAGGCAGAAACAGAAGGGGACAATTCCTGAGTTTCCTGACATCGATCGTCAGAAGGCAAAGGAGATCGTCGATTCTGCGCCAGATGGCTGGCTTCAACCGGTGGAGGTGTTCTCACTCCTCGAGTGTTACGGGATAAAAGCTCTGGGAATCCGTTCCGCGGCAAATCTTGAGCAGGCAACCGCAGCAGCGCAGGAGATCGGTTATCCCGTTGTCCTCAAAATCGATTCCAATACCATCGTGCACAAGACAGAAGCAGGCGGCATCATTCTGGACATCGGATCCCCCGAAGAGCTCCAAACTGCCTATGACGGCTTAATGAAGAGAATGAGCATTGCAGGGTTTGTAACCGGGGTAAGGGGAGTCACGGTACAAAAGATGGCGGGGGAAGGTATTGAACTCATCGCCGGGGTCATCCATGATGCGATCTTCGGACAGCTGACATTGTTTGGGTTGGGCGGCATTTACACTGAGTTGTTCAAAGATTCGACAGTGAGGATTCAACCGTTAACGGATGTCGATGCAAACGAGATGGTGCATTCCATTAAGGCGTACAAGCTGCTGGAGGGATTCCGAGGATCCCCTCCGGCGGATATCCAAGCAATCGAGGAACTGTTATTAAGGTTATCGGCTTTGGTCGAGGATCTGCCGCGGATACAAGAATTGGATTTGAATCCGGTAAGAGTATTTGCGGCCGGTAAAGGGTACGCCGTAGTGGATGCCAGAATTTTATTGGCTGGCAACAAGCAACACGCTAATTCCGTGCCTGAATCTGTCGCAGGGTGA
- the cax gene encoding calcium/proton exchanger, protein MSIRLGRIQLHRIDFLLLFVPLSLACYLLKLPAIVSFTSAAAAVVAISHLMVEATGIISQRVSSTISALINATFGNAIEFMIAIFALRAGLETMVKASITGSIILNVLFLIGLSMVAGGMKYKEQRFNKDSAGLSSTMLIIIVVGLAMPSMYSILVGKPAQDMSIAVSVILGVIYLLSLFYTLVTHKHLFIVKREAPPSGSYRPWPFRVAVAILLISAIAAGFESSLIVDSITPLIDTLGITQTFAGLVLIALLTNIPEQISAARFARLNNMTLSLEIGMSSALQIALFVVPVLVLLSSTLTGSTMDLVLSPFELISLVMTAMIANYISADGICHWLEGAQLLAVYALIATAFFFI, encoded by the coding sequence ATGTCTATCAGATTAGGCCGGATTCAGCTTCATCGGATCGATTTTTTACTCCTATTCGTTCCCCTTTCGCTGGCCTGTTATCTCCTCAAGCTTCCGGCGATAGTGTCTTTCACTTCTGCAGCTGCCGCGGTCGTCGCCATCTCCCATCTCATGGTCGAAGCAACCGGCATAATTTCACAGCGGGTATCGAGCACTATCTCAGCGCTCATTAACGCCACCTTCGGTAATGCCATCGAATTCATGATCGCGATCTTCGCCCTCCGTGCCGGACTGGAGACAATGGTCAAAGCATCGATCACCGGCTCAATTATCCTTAATGTACTTTTCCTAATAGGCCTCTCTATGGTTGCCGGCGGCATGAAATATAAGGAACAGCGATTTAATAAGGACTCAGCGGGTCTGTCGTCGACGATGCTGATCATAATCGTCGTCGGGTTAGCCATGCCATCGATGTACAGCATCCTGGTAGGCAAACCGGCACAGGATATGAGCATTGCGGTATCCGTTATTTTGGGCGTTATTTATTTGTTAAGCCTGTTCTATACGTTGGTGACCCATAAGCATCTGTTCATCGTCAAACGCGAAGCCCCGCCATCTGGAAGCTATCGCCCCTGGCCTTTCAGGGTTGCGGTCGCTATCTTGCTGATTTCGGCGATTGCAGCAGGTTTCGAGTCGTCGTTAATCGTCGATTCGATCACCCCGCTGATAGATACCCTCGGTATAACTCAGACTTTCGCCGGACTCGTCCTAATCGCGCTGTTGACCAATATCCCTGAACAGATCAGCGCTGCCAGGTTTGCCCGCCTGAATAACATGACATTATCCCTGGAGATAGGCATGAGTTCAGCTTTACAGATCGCTTTGTTCGTGGTGCCGGTTTTGGTATTGCTTAGTTCCACGCTCACCGGCAGTACTATGGATCTTGTTCTCAGCCCGTTTGAGCTGATCTCGCTGGTCATGACAGCGATGATCGCCAATTACATCAGCGCCGACGGCATCTGCCACTGGCTGGAGGGCGCCCAACTTCTGGCGGTTTATGCCCTTATCGCCACTGCCTTCTTCTTCATCTAA
- the rd gene encoding rubredoxin — translation MTKYRCTICGYIYDPAAGDPDGGIKPGTPFEDIPDSWVCPVCGATKDLFVKAS, via the coding sequence ATGACCAAATATCGATGCACAATTTGCGGATACATATACGACCCGGCGGCGGGTGATCCGGATGGAGGCATCAAACCGGGCACGCCTTTCGAAGACATACCGGACAGTTGGGTGTGTCCTGTATGCGGGGCGACCAAAGACCTGTTCGTTAAAGCCAGTTAG